From Bacillus basilensis, a single genomic window includes:
- a CDS encoding DeoR family transcriptional regulator: MKPTTTRMLTRIKSIYMYINENGTVTTKDLVDEFGITPRTIQRDLNVLQFNELVYSPCRGKWTTTGKKVRMTS, translated from the coding sequence TTGAAACCTACAACTACTCGTATGCTAACACGCATTAAATCAATTTATATGTACATCAATGAAAACGGAACGGTAACGACGAAAGACCTTGTAGATGAGTTCGGGATCACACCGCGAACGATACAACGTGATCTAAATGTGTTGCAGTTTAATGAACTCGTGTATAGCCCTTGCCGCGGTAAGTGGACAACAACAGGAAAGAAAGTGAGAATGACCTCATAA
- a CDS encoding CarD family transcriptional regulator: MEVDDLFQIGDKIVYPMNGAGVIEAIEEKEILGTTRQYCVIRIISKDMQVMLPMDQLQKSGIRFIVDKCTLDDILLEFQNGESDTSLSWKQRYTMNMEKMKNGNLQDSAEVVRDLLRRNKERALNASEKQMLDNARKMMISEVALVQNVSEHQATEFLQETINH, from the coding sequence ATGGAGGTGGATGATTTGTTTCAAATTGGTGATAAAATCGTTTATCCAATGAACGGCGCAGGAGTCATCGAAGCCATTGAAGAGAAAGAAATATTAGGGACTACCCGTCAATATTGTGTGATACGTATCATTAGTAAAGATATGCAAGTAATGCTTCCTATGGATCAATTACAAAAATCAGGTATTCGTTTTATCGTAGATAAATGTACGTTAGATGATATACTTCTTGAATTTCAAAACGGGGAATCAGATACATCACTTTCCTGGAAACAAAGATATACAATGAATATGGAAAAAATGAAAAACGGCAATCTGCAAGATAGTGCAGAAGTTGTTCGAGATTTACTTCGCCGCAATAAAGAAAGAGCTTTAAATGCGAGCGAAAAACAAATGCTAGATAATGCACGTAAAATGATGATTAGCGAAGTTGCGCTCGTACAAAACGTTTCTGAACATCAAGCGACAGAATTTCTTCAAGAAACAATTAATCATTAA
- the glcU gene encoding glucose uptake protein GlcU, protein MDILLAILPAIFWGSIVLFNVKLGGGPYSQTLGTTLGALIFSIVVYIFMKPVLTPTVIGVGIVSGLFWALGQANQLKSIDLMGVSRTMPISTGLQLVATTLFGVIVFHEWSTTISVVLGVLALICIIIGVILTSLQSEEEKSAEQAGNFKKGIIILLISTVGYLVYVVVIRLFHVDGWSALLPQAVGMVLGGILLTFKHHPFNKYALRNIIPGLIWAAGNMFLFISQPRVGVATSFSLSQMGIIISTLGGILILGERKTKRQLTGIVVGIVFIIAAGIMLGIAKS, encoded by the coding sequence ATGGACATACTTTTAGCGATTTTACCAGCTATATTTTGGGGAAGTATTGTGCTATTTAACGTGAAACTGGGCGGGGGACCGTATAGTCAAACGCTTGGTACAACACTTGGCGCACTTATTTTCTCGATTGTTGTTTATATTTTTATGAAGCCAGTATTAACTCCTACTGTTATTGGAGTTGGAATTGTGTCAGGTTTATTTTGGGCACTCGGTCAGGCGAATCAATTAAAAAGTATTGATTTAATGGGCGTTTCGAGGACGATGCCCATTTCAACAGGACTTCAATTAGTTGCGACGACTTTATTTGGAGTTATCGTATTTCATGAGTGGTCTACGACAATATCAGTTGTCCTTGGTGTTTTGGCTCTTATTTGTATTATTATCGGTGTTATTTTAACATCCCTTCAAAGTGAAGAAGAAAAAAGTGCAGAGCAAGCGGGGAATTTTAAAAAGGGCATTATCATTTTATTGATTTCAACAGTCGGTTACTTAGTTTATGTAGTAGTGATTAGACTATTTCATGTAGATGGTTGGTCAGCTTTATTGCCACAAGCAGTTGGTATGGTGTTAGGAGGGATTTTGCTTACTTTTAAACATCATCCATTTAATAAATATGCGCTACGAAATATTATTCCGGGATTAATTTGGGCAGCTGGAAATATGTTTTTATTCATTTCTCAGCCGCGTGTCGGAGTGGCAACAAGTTTTTCTCTATCACAAATGGGAATTATTATTTCAACGCTTGGCGGGATTCTTATATTAGGTGAAAGAAAAACGAAACGTCAATTAACGGGGATTGTTGTCGGTATCGTTTTTATTATTGCAGCCGGAATTATGTTAGGTATTGCAAAAAGTTAA
- the moaE gene encoding molybdopterin synthase catalytic subunit MoaE — MTHTYYEVIDTEISIEEVANKVIRRECGAVTTFIGTVREFTKGRRTLYLEYVAYKTMAEKMLEKIGSEVKEKWPGTYVAITHRIGTLQISDIAVVVAVSTPHRKAAYEANEYIMERIKQIVPIWKKEFWEDGDSWIGDQLEKTPYPAGEPGKEL, encoded by the coding sequence ATGACACATACGTATTATGAAGTAATTGATACAGAAATTTCAATTGAAGAGGTAGCGAATAAGGTTATTCGCCGCGAATGTGGTGCTGTTACAACATTTATTGGAACGGTTAGAGAGTTTACGAAAGGGCGTCGTACATTATACTTAGAATATGTCGCTTATAAAACGATGGCAGAAAAGATGCTAGAGAAAATTGGTTCAGAAGTGAAAGAAAAATGGCCAGGTACATACGTTGCAATTACACATCGCATCGGTACACTGCAAATTTCTGATATCGCGGTTGTTGTTGCTGTTTCAACACCGCATCGTAAAGCGGCCTATGAAGCGAATGAATATATTATGGAACGTATAAAACAAATTGTTCCAATTTGGAAAAAGGAATTTTGGGAAGATGGTGACTCTTGGATTGGTGATCAATTAGAAAAAACGCCATATCCGGCGGGAGAGCCTGGGAAGGAGCTATAA
- a CDS encoding DUF3888 domain-containing protein, translating into MKKLCVMLTMICSIFSFLPSYSLAKESDEQLLESALLNRYYSVIRQATEDQYECDSVINIKRLGKKDEFVPRFEVTLQFLTFQGAHNPPNDKVTLTLEDNLDHIKIKKVERQKNVSSAIAEKVCARAKEKMKAHSNGVER; encoded by the coding sequence ATGAAAAAACTATGTGTAATGCTAACAATGATATGTTCTATCTTTTCCTTTTTGCCAAGTTATTCTTTGGCAAAAGAATCGGATGAACAACTTTTAGAAAGTGCGCTATTAAATCGATATTACTCTGTGATAAGGCAAGCGACAGAAGATCAATATGAATGTGATTCCGTTATAAATATAAAGCGTCTCGGTAAGAAAGATGAGTTCGTTCCTAGATTTGAAGTGACCTTACAATTTCTCACATTTCAAGGTGCACATAACCCGCCCAATGACAAAGTTACACTTACTTTGGAAGACAATTTAGATCACATAAAGATAAAGAAAGTTGAGCGCCAAAAAAATGTGTCTAGTGCGATCGCAGAAAAGGTTTGTGCACGGGCGAAGGAAAAAATGAAAGCACATTCTAATGGTGTAGAACGGTAA
- a CDS encoding glucose 1-dehydrogenase, producing the protein MYSDLAGKVVVITGSATGLGRAMGVRFAEEKAKVVINYRSRESEAHDVLEEIKKVGGEAIAVKGDVTSESDVANLIQSAVKEFGTLDVMINNAGIENAVPSHEMPLEDWNKVINTNLTGAFLGSREAIKYFVEHDIKGSVINMSSVHEKIPWPLFVHYAASKGGIKLMTETLALEYAPKGIRVNNIGPGAINTPINAEKFADPKKRADVESMIPMGYIGKPEEIAAVATWLASSEASYVTGITLFADGGMTLYPSFQAGRG; encoded by the coding sequence ATGTATAGTGATTTAGCAGGGAAGGTTGTCGTTATTACAGGATCAGCAACTGGTCTTGGGAGAGCGATGGGAGTAAGGTTTGCTGAGGAGAAGGCGAAAGTAGTGATTAACTATCGCTCACGAGAGTCAGAAGCGCATGATGTACTAGAAGAAATTAAAAAAGTAGGCGGAGAAGCGATTGCTGTAAAAGGTGATGTCACGAGTGAATCGGATGTTGCGAATCTCATTCAATCTGCAGTAAAAGAGTTTGGTACGCTCGACGTTATGATTAATAATGCAGGGATAGAAAACGCGGTACCATCGCATGAAATGCCGCTTGAAGATTGGAATAAAGTAATCAATACGAATTTAACAGGCGCTTTTTTAGGAAGTCGTGAAGCGATTAAATATTTTGTGGAACACGATATTAAAGGATCTGTCATTAATATGTCTAGTGTTCATGAGAAAATTCCATGGCCATTATTTGTGCACTATGCAGCGAGTAAGGGCGGTATTAAACTGATGACAGAAACGTTAGCGTTAGAATATGCACCGAAAGGTATTCGAGTAAATAATATTGGTCCAGGTGCAATAAATACACCAATTAATGCCGAAAAGTTTGCTGATCCTAAAAAACGTGCTGACGTAGAAAGTATGATACCGATGGGCTACATTGGAAAGCCAGAAGAAATCGCGGCAGTAGCAACTTGGCTCGCTTCATCAGAGGCGAGTTACGTGACTGGAATTACGTTATTTGCAGATGGTGGAATGACTTTATACCCATCGTTCCAAGCTGGGCGTGGATAA
- a CDS encoding DUF3973 domain-containing protein translates to MFYCINCSDIHHEKHSNDKVFKNGFYIDPFLGDRYHLGMCKDAQNHETGEPLLTTKKLGTTQSIMSVLPTHVVPT, encoded by the coding sequence ATGTTCTATTGCATTAACTGCTCTGACATTCACCATGAAAAACATTCGAATGATAAAGTATTCAAAAACGGTTTTTATATTGATCCGTTTTTAGGTGATCGTTATCACCTTGGTATGTGTAAAGATGCCCAAAATCATGAAACAGGGGAGCCGCTTTTAACGACAAAGAAATTAGGCACAACCCAATCTATTATGAGCGTATTACCGACACATGTTGTCCCAACATAA
- a CDS encoding pseudouridine synthase, whose translation MRLDKLLANMGYGSRKEVKKLLKDGVVKIDGTPVKDAKVHVNVEEQEVMIHGEVVEYKEFVYLMMHKPQGVISATEDDNHETVIDLLELEDAIFDPFPVGRLDIDTEGFLLITNDGKLSHQLLSPKKHVPKKYYAHVAGVVTEEDVKEFAKGVILDDGYETKPGALTILKSDDVSEIELVITEGKFHQVKRMFEAVGKKVVYLKRTEMGPLVLDEELELGEYRELSDEEVEMLKTYQVDTEK comes from the coding sequence GTGAGATTAGATAAATTATTAGCGAATATGGGATATGGAAGTAGAAAAGAAGTAAAGAAATTATTGAAAGACGGCGTTGTGAAAATTGATGGAACGCCAGTGAAAGATGCAAAGGTTCATGTAAATGTAGAAGAACAAGAGGTTATGATTCACGGTGAAGTTGTGGAATATAAAGAGTTTGTTTACTTAATGATGCATAAACCACAGGGCGTTATTTCAGCGACAGAAGATGATAATCATGAAACGGTAATAGATTTATTAGAGTTAGAAGATGCAATCTTTGATCCGTTCCCAGTTGGACGACTTGATATTGATACGGAAGGTTTCTTATTGATAACAAATGACGGGAAGTTATCGCATCAATTGTTATCTCCGAAAAAGCATGTGCCGAAAAAATATTATGCACATGTTGCAGGGGTAGTAACTGAAGAGGATGTAAAAGAGTTTGCTAAAGGTGTTATTTTAGATGATGGCTATGAAACAAAGCCTGGTGCACTTACTATATTAAAAAGCGATGATGTTTCTGAAATCGAGCTTGTTATTACAGAAGGAAAGTTCCATCAAGTGAAGCGTATGTTTGAAGCTGTAGGGAAAAAAGTAGTCTATCTAAAGAGAACAGAGATGGGACCGTTAGTGTTAGATGAAGAGCTAGAACTTGGAGAATACCGAGAGCTATCAGATGAAGAAGTAGAGATGTTAAAAACATATCAAGTAGATACTGAGAAATAG
- a CDS encoding NAD(P)/FAD-dependent oxidoreductase, with amino-acid sequence MHYDVIVIGGGPSGLMAAIGAAEEGASVLLLDKGNKLGRKLAISGGGRCNVTNRLPLDEIVKHIPGNGRFLYSAFSIFNNEDIITFFEKLGVKLKEEDHGRMFPVSNKAQSVVDALLTRLKDLGVKIRTNTPVETIEYENGQTKAVVLKTGEVLETNHVVIAVGGKSVPQTGSTGDGYAWAEKGGHTITELFPTEVPILSNEPFIRDRSLQGLALRDVNLSVLNPKGKAIISHKMDMLFTHFGLSGPAALRCSQFVVKALKKFKTNTVQMSIDALPEENSEQLFQRMLKQMKEDPKKGIKNVLKGYVPERYFLFLLEKNEIDGSEQAGQVSHEKIRALVKDFKEFTVNVNGTQSIEKAFVTGGGVSVKEINPKEMSSKFTNGLYFCGEVLDIHGYTGGYNITSALVTGRIAGTTAGENAKMQY; translated from the coding sequence ATGCATTATGATGTTATTGTCATCGGCGGCGGGCCTTCTGGGCTAATGGCTGCAATCGGTGCTGCAGAAGAAGGCGCAAGCGTCTTACTTCTTGATAAAGGAAATAAACTAGGGCGTAAACTTGCGATTTCTGGTGGTGGCCGTTGTAACGTAACGAACCGTCTACCACTTGATGAGATCGTTAAACATATACCAGGAAACGGTCGCTTCTTATACAGCGCTTTTTCTATTTTTAATAATGAAGATATTATTACATTCTTCGAAAAGCTCGGTGTAAAACTGAAAGAAGAGGATCATGGCCGCATGTTCCCTGTTTCAAATAAAGCGCAATCGGTAGTAGACGCACTTTTAACACGATTAAAAGACTTAGGTGTAAAAATCCGTACGAATACACCTGTTGAAACAATTGAATATGAGAACGGTCAAACGAAAGCAGTTGTACTAAAGACTGGCGAAGTGTTAGAAACAAATCACGTCGTTATCGCTGTTGGCGGAAAATCAGTTCCTCAAACTGGTTCTACTGGAGACGGATATGCTTGGGCTGAAAAAGGTGGTCATACGATTACAGAATTATTCCCAACAGAAGTACCAATCCTTTCAAACGAACCATTTATTCGAGACCGTTCATTGCAAGGACTCGCTTTACGAGACGTAAACTTAAGTGTATTAAACCCGAAAGGAAAAGCTATCATTTCTCACAAAATGGACATGCTCTTCACTCATTTCGGCTTATCTGGTCCTGCTGCCCTTCGCTGTAGTCAATTCGTTGTGAAAGCACTGAAAAAGTTCAAAACGAATACAGTGCAAATGAGCATCGATGCATTGCCAGAAGAAAATAGCGAACAACTATTCCAGCGCATGCTGAAACAAATGAAGGAAGATCCGAAAAAGGGAATTAAAAACGTGTTAAAAGGTTATGTTCCTGAGCGTTACTTCCTATTCTTATTAGAAAAAAATGAAATTGACGGTAGCGAACAAGCTGGACAAGTTTCCCACGAAAAGATTCGTGCACTTGTGAAAGACTTTAAAGAATTTACTGTGAATGTAAATGGTACGCAGTCAATTGAAAAAGCATTCGTTACTGGCGGCGGTGTGTCCGTTAAAGAAATTAACCCGAAAGAAATGTCTTCTAAATTTACGAATGGCCTATACTTCTGCGGGGAAGTTCTTGATATTCACGGTTATACTGGTGGCTATAATATTACATCTGCTCTCGTTACTGGTAGAATTGCCGGAACAACAGCTGGAGAAAACGCGAAAATGCAGTATTAA
- a CDS encoding MDR family MFS transporter: MRKKVMMSLMLMTFLSAVEGTIVSTAIPRITSDLSGVELVSWVYAIYMLATAVSTPIYGKLADLFGRKKVLLIGATIFLVGSALCGVVTSMEQLIFFRALQGIGAGAVMPITMTIIGDLYSEAKDRAKAQGWMSAVWGVSGVIGPLVGGFLVDSLSWRYIFFLNVPFGIIACLMIAIYYKESIKPAKHHIDYLGATVFSLSTIALLYALLTGSSKQNWGDITIIGLLIFAVVSFIIFLFIEKKSPEPLIPLSLFSNRTLSTINILTLIAGAMIISITMYLPIWSQGVLGKNATEAGLILMPIPVMWTFGAIFSGNLVGKLKTKQIILLGASILSVATFLLFTLSTNSPSFLIYVAVGLFGLGMGLVTPIYMVTIQAAVPAHTRGTAVGLNTFINTFSQTLGAAIFGTIFNTMIHARGIKNLDLVSGGHGGTTANVVTESQSALASSVHVIYMSTFVLAVFTLIIAWLLLKPATQTSEQ; this comes from the coding sequence ATGAGAAAAAAAGTCATGATGTCTTTAATGCTAATGACGTTTCTTTCTGCGGTAGAAGGAACGATTGTTAGTACAGCAATCCCTCGTATAACGAGTGATTTGTCAGGCGTCGAACTTGTTAGTTGGGTATATGCAATTTATATGCTTGCAACAGCTGTTTCGACTCCAATATACGGAAAGCTCGCTGATTTATTCGGTCGTAAAAAAGTTTTACTAATCGGGGCTACAATCTTTTTAGTCGGTTCTGCACTTTGCGGAGTCGTTACATCGATGGAACAATTAATTTTCTTCCGCGCTCTTCAAGGTATAGGTGCTGGTGCTGTTATGCCGATCACAATGACAATTATTGGAGACTTATATAGCGAAGCGAAAGACCGCGCGAAAGCACAAGGCTGGATGAGTGCCGTTTGGGGTGTATCTGGTGTTATCGGACCGTTAGTAGGCGGATTTTTAGTGGATTCTCTTTCTTGGCGTTATATTTTCTTCTTAAACGTTCCATTCGGAATTATCGCTTGCTTAATGATTGCCATTTACTACAAAGAATCTATTAAGCCCGCTAAACACCATATCGATTATCTTGGTGCAACAGTCTTCTCACTGAGTACAATCGCTCTACTATATGCATTATTAACAGGTAGCAGCAAGCAAAACTGGGGAGACATAACAATTATCGGCCTATTAATCTTTGCCGTCGTTTCATTCATTATTTTCTTATTCATCGAGAAAAAATCTCCGGAACCATTAATTCCGTTATCACTTTTCTCTAACCGTACATTATCTACGATAAACATATTAACGCTTATTGCTGGTGCAATGATTATTAGTATTACAATGTACCTTCCAATTTGGAGCCAAGGTGTATTAGGAAAAAATGCGACAGAAGCCGGACTTATTTTAATGCCAATCCCGGTTATGTGGACATTTGGCGCTATTTTCTCTGGTAACTTAGTAGGCAAATTAAAAACAAAACAAATTATTTTACTTGGAGCTAGCATTTTATCAGTCGCTACGTTCTTATTATTTACACTATCAACAAATTCACCATCGTTCCTTATTTATGTAGCAGTCGGATTATTCGGCTTAGGAATGGGGCTTGTGACACCGATTTACATGGTAACAATTCAAGCAGCCGTACCAGCTCATACACGCGGAACAGCCGTTGGTTTAAACACATTTATTAATACATTTAGTCAAACGTTAGGTGCTGCAATATTCGGTACAATTTTCAATACCATGATTCACGCACGTGGTATTAAAAATCTTGATCTTGTATCTGGCGGACACGGCGGAACTACGGCAAACGTAGTAACCGAATCGCAATCCGCATTAGCATCAAGTGTACACGTCATTTATATGAGCACTTTCGTATTAGCAGTATTTACATTAATTATCGCTTGGCTTTTATTAAAGCCAGCTACACAAACAAGTGAGCAATAA
- a CDS encoding SRPBCC domain-containing protein, with translation MEQQHTLNDIKQTIVFNASIQKVWNVVSTAEGISSWFMPNDFKLEVGHEFHVQSPFGPSPCKVLEIDEPNHLSFSWDTDGWVVSFNLKDLGDNKTEFTLIHGGWKHPNEILPKANAKSSIIRDRMSGGWVTIVNEKLKKVVEG, from the coding sequence ATGGAACAACAACATACATTAAATGATATTAAACAAACGATCGTTTTTAACGCGTCTATTCAAAAAGTATGGAATGTAGTATCAACTGCAGAAGGGATTTCATCATGGTTTATGCCAAATGATTTTAAATTAGAGGTAGGACATGAATTTCATGTGCAATCACCGTTCGGACCATCACCATGTAAAGTATTAGAAATTGATGAGCCAAACCACCTATCTTTCTCATGGGATACAGATGGCTGGGTCGTTTCATTTAATCTGAAAGACTTAGGAGATAACAAAACAGAATTTACGTTAATTCACGGCGGCTGGAAACATCCTAATGAAATTCTTCCGAAAGCGAATGCGAAGAGCTCTATTATTCGCGATAGAATGAGCGGCGGCTGGGTAACGATTGTAAATGAAAAACTGAAAAAGGTTGTCGAAGGCTAA
- a CDS encoding polysaccharide biosynthesis protein, whose translation MSDSKFLRGTLIVTLGTFLVKFLGMIYVFPFHALVGTEGGTLYTYGYIPYTIFLSIATAGVPLAVSKFVSKYNALGDYKTSRRMFRSGMVMMIVTGVLSFLVLYMTAPLFAEAMLGKQSVHSNIGEVTTIIRLVSFALIVVPAASLIRGYFQGHQSMGPTTVSQIIEQIIRIVFLLAGSFIVIKVLGGTVATAVGVATFAAFVSAVGALGVLIWYWLKRKKHLDQYLIEQTVPESTVSTVQLFKELFAYAIPYVVIGLTIPLYQQIDTLTFNSIMQAIGQGDIAERALGIFTMWTHKLIMIPVSLATAFSLTLVPAITKSFTEKQYRYLKLQITQTFQANMFLTLPAVVGISTLAYPIYTAFYDSDPLGGQVLMWYAPVALLFALFTVTAAILQGINQQKHAIVALVMGVILKFVCNVIFIRYFGTVGAILATAVGFLASVWYTNRQIKKHAHYSFGVVYKRTFQIAILTLVMVVAVKLSQWILSFMISPDGRMGALITVAICAGIGGLVYGVLAIRTGVLERVFGGEALEKIQRKLGNRFKIKLKSKGA comes from the coding sequence ATGTCCGATTCGAAATTTCTGCGCGGAACGCTCATCGTTACGCTAGGGACATTTTTAGTGAAGTTCTTAGGCATGATTTACGTCTTTCCGTTTCATGCATTAGTAGGGACAGAAGGCGGAACGCTCTATACATATGGATACATTCCATATACGATCTTTTTAAGTATTGCAACGGCAGGGGTGCCGCTTGCTGTTTCAAAATTCGTTTCCAAATATAATGCGCTTGGCGATTATAAAACGAGCCGGAGAATGTTCCGCTCGGGAATGGTTATGATGATAGTAACAGGAGTTCTTTCATTCCTAGTACTGTACATGACGGCGCCGTTGTTTGCAGAAGCAATGCTTGGTAAACAAAGTGTACACAGTAATATAGGAGAAGTTACGACGATTATTCGCCTTGTAAGTTTTGCGCTTATTGTTGTACCGGCAGCGAGTTTAATTCGTGGTTATTTCCAAGGTCACCAATCGATGGGACCGACTACTGTTTCGCAAATTATTGAACAAATTATTCGTATCGTCTTTTTATTAGCCGGTAGTTTTATCGTTATTAAAGTACTTGGCGGTACAGTTGCAACAGCAGTTGGAGTAGCGACATTTGCTGCGTTCGTTTCAGCGGTTGGAGCACTCGGCGTATTAATTTGGTACTGGTTAAAACGTAAAAAACATTTGGATCAATATTTAATTGAACAAACTGTACCAGAGTCGACAGTGAGTACCGTTCAATTGTTTAAAGAATTATTTGCATATGCGATTCCTTACGTTGTAATTGGGTTAACAATTCCTTTATATCAACAAATTGATACATTGACATTTAACTCAATTATGCAAGCGATTGGTCAAGGTGATATCGCAGAGCGAGCACTTGGTATTTTCACAATGTGGACGCATAAATTAATTATGATTCCTGTATCACTTGCGACTGCGTTTAGTTTAACGCTTGTACCAGCAATTACAAAATCATTTACTGAAAAACAATATCGTTATTTAAAGTTACAAATTACACAAACATTCCAGGCAAATATGTTCTTAACATTGCCAGCAGTTGTCGGTATTTCAACACTTGCATATCCGATTTATACTGCGTTTTACGACTCAGATCCATTAGGTGGACAAGTATTAATGTGGTATGCACCGGTTGCGTTGTTATTCGCTTTATTTACAGTAACAGCGGCAATTCTACAAGGGATTAATCAGCAAAAACATGCGATTGTCGCGCTTGTTATGGGTGTTATTTTGAAATTTGTATGTAACGTAATCTTTATTCGTTATTTCGGTACAGTAGGAGCGATTTTAGCGACCGCAGTTGGTTTCTTAGCTTCTGTTTGGTACACAAATCGACAAATTAAAAAGCATGCACACTATTCATTCGGTGTTGTATATAAAAGAACATTCCAAATTGCAATATTAACACTTGTAATGGTCGTGGCGGTAAAACTATCACAATGGATTCTATCCTTCATGATTTCGCCTGATGGCCGTATGGGTGCTCTTATAACAGTTGCGATTTGTGCCGGTATTGGTGGTCTTGTTTACGGAGTGTTAGCAATTCGCACAGGAGTACTTGAAAGAGTATTTGGCGGAGAAGCGTTAGAGAAAATCCAACGTAAACTTGGCAATAGATTCAAAATAAAGTTGAAATCAAAAGGGGCGTAA
- a CDS encoding helix-turn-helix transcriptional regulator, which translates to MSSSAAKYDVFQAIADPTRREVIRLLSDKELPISKITDHFPMSRTAVVKHLHILSEANLVSGRKSGREKIYRLHPEPLEELQQWLSYYERFWDNKLSMLKHIVENEE; encoded by the coding sequence ATGTCATCATCAGCAGCGAAATATGATGTATTTCAAGCGATTGCTGATCCAACCCGCCGAGAAGTAATACGGTTATTAAGTGACAAAGAGTTACCGATTTCCAAAATAACGGATCATTTTCCGATGAGTCGTACTGCAGTTGTAAAGCACCTTCATATTCTTTCAGAAGCGAATTTAGTAAGCGGAAGAAAAAGCGGAAGAGAGAAGATATATCGTTTGCATCCAGAACCATTAGAGGAATTACAACAGTGGCTCTCATATTATGAACGTTTTTGGGATAATAAATTGTCCATGCTGAAACATATTGTGGAGAATGAAGAATAA
- a CDS encoding sporulation protein Cse60 produces the protein MIRVKVFDESHEKDLEDAVNVFLKKIDDSNFVDIKYQVGVSINDDENQIYCFSAMIVYKA, from the coding sequence ATGATTCGTGTAAAAGTGTTTGATGAAAGTCACGAAAAAGACTTAGAAGACGCTGTAAATGTTTTTTTGAAAAAGATTGATGATAGTAACTTTGTAGATATTAAGTACCAAGTCGGTGTTTCCATTAACGATGACGAAAACCAAATTTATTGTTTTTCAGCAATGATCGTTTATAAAGCATAA
- a CDS encoding DUF2553 family protein, which translates to MGHTIKIDITNKVVAKFRPDYLELYTSKFMIGKFYVYTEGKQYVLEDGYIYENGKFYRIIDTHRGNNQAAEGCDLGWC; encoded by the coding sequence GTGGGGCACACAATAAAAATTGATATTACAAATAAAGTGGTAGCTAAATTTAGACCAGATTATTTGGAATTATATACGAGTAAATTTATGATAGGTAAGTTTTATGTCTATACTGAAGGTAAACAATATGTGTTAGAAGACGGATATATATATGAAAACGGAAAATTTTATCGCATCATAGATACGCACCGTGGCAATAATCAAGCGGCGGAGGGCTGCGATCTAGGATGGTGTTAA
- the moaD gene encoding molybdopterin converting factor subunit 1, giving the protein MIRVLLFAHLQEEAGRSELQIEKENITVAELKDIVAKEYNVPVTAPIMVAINEEYANEDDKIQSGDVVALIPPVSGG; this is encoded by the coding sequence ATGATTCGAGTATTGTTATTTGCGCACTTGCAAGAGGAAGCAGGAAGAAGTGAATTACAAATAGAGAAAGAAAATATTACGGTTGCAGAGTTAAAAGATATTGTTGCGAAAGAATATAATGTACCAGTAACAGCGCCAATTATGGTTGCGATTAATGAAGAATATGCAAATGAAGATGATAAGATCCAATCTGGTGATGTTGTTGCACTAATCCCACCAGTGAGCGGTGGTTAA